The following proteins are co-located in the Solanum pennellii chromosome 1, SPENNV200 genome:
- the LOC107008608 gene encoding uncharacterized protein LOC107008608 — translation MDKKESGKEISEEVTRESLIAISYSEPEIDPSVESAPVNSNYENVVKSLNDARDDKFRSELISISYEESPDTEVQPGELKG, via the coding sequence ATGGATAAGAAAGAATCTGGCAAGGAAATTTCTGAAGAAGTGACTCGGGAGTCACTAATCGCCATATCATACAGTGAACCAGAGATAGATCCTTCTGTTGAATCTGCACCTGTAAATTCCAACTACGAGAATGTGGTGAAATCTCTTAACGACGCAAGAGATGATAAATTCAGGTCGGAGTTGATCTCAATATCCTATGAAGAGTCACCAGACACTGAAGTTCAACCTGGAGAGCTGAAGGGCtaa
- the LOC107013820 gene encoding ent-kaurenoic acid oxidase 2-like isoform X1 — MDFWLMMMVTIICVIFGFMKWLLLSVNVWYYEKVKLSGDKKKRLSLPPGDLGWPFIGTMWSFLRAFKSNNPDSFISSFISRFGRTGIYKAFMFGSPCVIITTPEGCRKVLNDDEAFKPGWPKSTMELIGKKSFIGISYEEHKWLRKLTAAPVNGHEALSMYIQYIEERVISALDKWSSMEEIEFLTHMRKLTFRIIMYIFLSTESEQVMDALEKEYTTLNYGVRAMAVNLPGFAYHKALKARKKLVAIFQSIVDERRARKEKRGLEDKKDMMDILLEVQDENGRKLNDEEIIDVLVMYLNAGHESSGHITMWVTYFLQKHPEFFKKAKEEQESIVKNRPAEQKGLTLKEIRNMDYLSKVIDETLRLITFSFVVFREAKEDVAIHGYTIPKGWKVLVWFRSVHLDPEIYKDPLEFNPSRWDGLTPKVGTFLPFGGGGRLCPGNDLAKLEISIFLHYFLLNYELERKNPSCPVIYLPHCRPKDNCLGRVKRVSSTSSAA, encoded by the exons ATGGATTTTTGGTTGATGATGATGGTAACTATTATTTGTGTGATATTTGGGTTCATGAAATGGTTACTTTTAAGTGTCAATGTTTGGTACTATGAAAAAGTGAAGTTGAGTGGTGACAAGAAGAAGAGGTTGTCATTGCCACCAGGTGATTTAGGATGGCCTTTTATTGGTACTATGTGGTCCTTCCTAAGAGCTTTCAAATCCAACAATCCTGATTCATTCATCTCTTCCTTTATTTCCAG ATTCGGACGAACAGGAATATACAAGGCATTCATGTTTGGAAGTCCATGTGTGATTATTACAACACCAGAAGGTTGCAGGAAGGTTTTAAATGATGATGAAGCCTTCAAGCCTGGCTGGCCTAAATCTACTATGGAACTCATTggtaaaaaatcatttattggTATCTCATATGAAGAACACAAATGGTTAAGGAAGCTAACTGCAGCCCCTGTGAATGGTCACGAGGCGTTGTCGATGTACATTCAGTATATCGAAGAACGAGTTATATCAGCATTGGATAAATGGTCATCTATGGAAGAAATTGAGTTCTTAACACATATGAGAAAGCTAACTTTTCGGATTATCATGTACATTTTCCTTAGTACTGAAAGTGAACAAGTCATGGATGCTTTAGAAAAGGAATATACAACTTTGAATTATGGTGTTAGAGCTATGGCTGTCAACTTGCCAGGATTTGCTTATCATAAAGCACTCAAG GCGCGTAAAAAACTTGTGGCAATCTTTCAATCGATCGTGGATGAAAGGAGGGCGAGGAAGGAAAAACGAGGGCTAGAAGATAAGAAAGACATGATGGATATTCTACTTGAAGTTCAAGATGAGAATGgaagaaaattaaatgatgaaGAGATTATTGATGTTTTAGTAATGTATCTCAATGCTGGTCATGAATCTTCAGGTCATATAACTATGTGGGTAACATATTTTCTGCAGAAACATCCTGAGTTCTTCAAAAAAGCTAAG GAAGAGCAAGAGTCTATTGTGAAGAATAGGCCAGCTGAACAAAAGGGCTTGACGCTCAAGGAAATCAGGAATATGGACTACCTTTCAAAG GTGATTGATGAAACGCTTCGTTTGATTACTTTCTCCTTTGTGGTCTTTCGTGAGGCAAAGGAAGATGTTGCTATTCATG gCTATACCATACCCAAAGGATGGAAAGTTTTGGTGTGGTTTAGGAGTGTTCATTTGGATCCTGAAATCTATAAGGATCCACTGGAGTTTAACCCTTCTAGATGGGAT GGACTTACACCAAAGGTAGGAACATTCCTTCCTTTTGGAGGAGGAGGCAGACTTTGTCCTGGAAATGACCTTGCTAAGCTTGAGATCTCTATTTTTCTCCATTATTTTCTGCTGAATTACGA GCTTGAAAGGAAAAATCCGTCTTGTCCAGTGATTTATTTGCCTCATTGTAGGCCTAAGGACAACTGCTTGGGAAGAGTGAAAAGAGTGTCATCAACTTCTAGTGCTGCTtag
- the LOC107013820 gene encoding ent-kaurenoic acid oxidase 1-like isoform X2 produces MFGSPCVIITTPEGCRKVLNDDEAFKPGWPKSTMELIGKKSFIGISYEEHKWLRKLTAAPVNGHEALSMYIQYIEERVISALDKWSSMEEIEFLTHMRKLTFRIIMYIFLSTESEQVMDALEKEYTTLNYGVRAMAVNLPGFAYHKALKARKKLVAIFQSIVDERRARKEKRGLEDKKDMMDILLEVQDENGRKLNDEEIIDVLVMYLNAGHESSGHITMWVTYFLQKHPEFFKKAKEEQESIVKNRPAEQKGLTLKEIRNMDYLSKVIDETLRLITFSFVVFREAKEDVAIHGYTIPKGWKVLVWFRSVHLDPEIYKDPLEFNPSRWDGLTPKVGTFLPFGGGGRLCPGNDLAKLEISIFLHYFLLNYELERKNPSCPVIYLPHCRPKDNCLGRVKRVSSTSSAA; encoded by the exons ATGTTTGGAAGTCCATGTGTGATTATTACAACACCAGAAGGTTGCAGGAAGGTTTTAAATGATGATGAAGCCTTCAAGCCTGGCTGGCCTAAATCTACTATGGAACTCATTggtaaaaaatcatttattggTATCTCATATGAAGAACACAAATGGTTAAGGAAGCTAACTGCAGCCCCTGTGAATGGTCACGAGGCGTTGTCGATGTACATTCAGTATATCGAAGAACGAGTTATATCAGCATTGGATAAATGGTCATCTATGGAAGAAATTGAGTTCTTAACACATATGAGAAAGCTAACTTTTCGGATTATCATGTACATTTTCCTTAGTACTGAAAGTGAACAAGTCATGGATGCTTTAGAAAAGGAATATACAACTTTGAATTATGGTGTTAGAGCTATGGCTGTCAACTTGCCAGGATTTGCTTATCATAAAGCACTCAAG GCGCGTAAAAAACTTGTGGCAATCTTTCAATCGATCGTGGATGAAAGGAGGGCGAGGAAGGAAAAACGAGGGCTAGAAGATAAGAAAGACATGATGGATATTCTACTTGAAGTTCAAGATGAGAATGgaagaaaattaaatgatgaaGAGATTATTGATGTTTTAGTAATGTATCTCAATGCTGGTCATGAATCTTCAGGTCATATAACTATGTGGGTAACATATTTTCTGCAGAAACATCCTGAGTTCTTCAAAAAAGCTAAG GAAGAGCAAGAGTCTATTGTGAAGAATAGGCCAGCTGAACAAAAGGGCTTGACGCTCAAGGAAATCAGGAATATGGACTACCTTTCAAAG GTGATTGATGAAACGCTTCGTTTGATTACTTTCTCCTTTGTGGTCTTTCGTGAGGCAAAGGAAGATGTTGCTATTCATG gCTATACCATACCCAAAGGATGGAAAGTTTTGGTGTGGTTTAGGAGTGTTCATTTGGATCCTGAAATCTATAAGGATCCACTGGAGTTTAACCCTTCTAGATGGGAT GGACTTACACCAAAGGTAGGAACATTCCTTCCTTTTGGAGGAGGAGGCAGACTTTGTCCTGGAAATGACCTTGCTAAGCTTGAGATCTCTATTTTTCTCCATTATTTTCTGCTGAATTACGA GCTTGAAAGGAAAAATCCGTCTTGTCCAGTGATTTATTTGCCTCATTGTAGGCCTAAGGACAACTGCTTGGGAAGAGTGAAAAGAGTGTCATCAACTTCTAGTGCTGCTtag